The proteins below come from a single Chrysoperla carnea chromosome 1, inChrCarn1.1, whole genome shotgun sequence genomic window:
- the LOC123290892 gene encoding protein CASC3 isoform X2, translated as MSANVSLPIKNLDEGEILDSESITDSEKEDCSPEGSIVGERLRGDGQEQDLTVNKKIDDDEDRRNPQYIPKRGNFYEHDDRTLEDDENSENENSDTTEGNAKVEKDTPRSRKKVWEEKDGEKWGHDLYIEKEQQPKTKQELINAYGYDIRNEDGPPRARRRRRYGRGPNKYTRNWEDEEAYNRSTQLRTRKNPKNPPTAEDFPPLNPTERKSRSVSPIKHRNHSDYKNNDNSGDASSNKKERGVRSNKSWKKQKNFDDKKAIPIENNIPPPQPKERSNKTPKVSRNSRNDEVVHVKEVSSKSQQVTKNPKSSPGRNINQTPQSKPNKYRQEDQIQTKIAPITSQSYSNSNRSKQTTSTMTENIIKNDTYEITRDMNNLSVDQQVIENSGNNITHPQQNNLIRQASVPPRLQQQQAQQQQLQQHTQNEQQRMGPKRYSSLRQRSLPETTPQTFPQTHQINSTGYYTPEFTAGTPQQTDTTHPIHQQMQMSPNPPQSSLMMNQIPPQQIISQSSPNPSTASVMGIPIPHTNAQVRAAHINTAGVSGQPQSVGGAPPAPPPHHQILNAQSAIMAAAAHTQTHPQYGAPQYQVPNAGNASGVYNIQQAVNAGTTAYIPSQPNGVINSVYGQAPPGAQPPQYTPAPYPPYQPAYTAPPAQPPQELYQTQSGITYYSPHNQPAAPKAPLKRPKAAIPILAPPERANSGTSSRGRGRSSPTENNNTGSVTPPRGRGRISPSESDNNFISRGRGRKMSNENNTLDSNTDQQPSPATSDAVESVTPQSEHTETTDDAVRNLDSNKKSEMYSDVVETTENVAQNGTDSSN; from the exons ATGTCTGCGAATGTTAGTTTACCTATAAAAAATCTAGATGAAGGCGAGATATTAGATTCTGAATCAATTACAGATTCTGAAAAg GAAGATTGTAGCCCTGAAGGTAGTATAGTTGGCGAACGACTTCGTGGCGATGGACAAGAACAAGATttaactgtaaataaaaaaattgatgatgatGAGGATCGTAGGAATCCTCAATATATTCCAAAACGTGGAAATTTTTACGAACATGACGATCGAACGTTAGAAGATGATGAGAAttcagaaaatgaaaattctgATACGACTGAAGGTAATGCAAAAGTTGAAAAAGATACTCCACGTTCGCGAAAGAAGGTTTGGGAGGAGAAAGATGGTGAAAAATGGGGTCATGATTTATATATTGAAAAGGAACAACAACCAAAAACTAAACAGGAATTGATTAATGCTTACGGATACGATATTCGTAATGAAGATGGCCCTCCAAGAGCTAGAAGGAGACGACGATACGG TCGTGGCCCAAATAAATACACACGAAACTGGGAAGATGAAGAAGCATATAACCGTTCAACACAGTTACGTACACGTAAAAATCCGAAAAATCCACCAACTGCTGAAGATTTTCCACCATTAAATCCAACAGAAAGAAAATCTCGCAGTGTTAGTCCAATTAAACATCGTAATCATTCAGATTATAAGAATAATGATAACAGTGGAGATGCTAGTTCCAATAAAAAAGAGCGTGGTGTTCGATCAAATAAAAGCtggaaaaaacaaaagaatttcgATGATAAAAAAGCAATTccgattgaaaataatataccaCCACCACAACCCAAAGAAAGGTCAAATAAAACTCCAAAAGTTTCTAGAAATAGTAGAAACGATGAAGTGGTACATGTTAAAGAAGTCTCATCAAAATCTCAGCAAGTAACAAAGAATCCAAAAAGCAGTCCTGGTCGTAATATAAATCAAACACCACAATCGAAACCAAATAAATATCGACAAGAAGATCAAATTCAAACTAAAATTGCTCCAATTACTTCACAAAGTTATAGTAATTCGAATCGAAGTAAACAAACTACTTCAACCATGAccgaaaatattatcaaaaatgataCTTATGAGATTACTAGAgatatgaataatttaagtGTCGATCAACAAGTAATTGAAAATAGTGGTAACAATATTACACACCCACagcaaaataatttgattagacAAGCTAGTGTTCCACCACGTTTGCAACAACAACAAGCACAGCAGCAACAACTTCAACAGCATACTCAAAATGAACAACAGCGGATGGGACCGAAACGTTACAGTTCATTGCGACAACGATCTTTACCAGAAACAACACCACAAACTTTTCCACAAACTCATCAGATTAATTCAACTGGCTATTATACACCag AATTTACAGCCGGTACCCCACAACAAACTGATACAACACATCCAATCCATCAACAGATGCAAATGTCACCGAATCCACCACAATCTTCGCTAATGATGAATCAAATACCACCACAGCAAATAATCAGTCAATCATCACCAAATCCATCAACCGCATCTGTTATGGGAATCCCGATACCACATACAAATGCACAAGTTCGTGCCGCTCATATCAATACAGCAGGTGTTTCTGGACAACCACAATCGGTTGGTGGTGCCCCACCAGCACCCCCACCACATcatcaaatattaaatgcaCAGTCAGCTATAATGGCTGCTGCTGCGCATACACAA ACTCATCCACAATATGGTGCCCCACAATATCAGGTACCAAATGCAGGAAACGCAAGTGGTGTGTATAATATACAGCAAGCAGTAAATGCTGGTACAACGGCTTATATACCATCACAACCGAATGGAGTTATTAATTCTGTTTACGGGCAAGCACCACCAGGAGCTCAACCTCCTCAGTACACTCCGGCTCCATATCCCCCATATCAACCAGCGTACACTGCACCACCg GCTCAGCCACCTCAAGAATTATATCAAACTCAAAGTGGTATCACATATTATTCACCACACAATCAACCGGCTGCACCAAAAGCACCATTAAAACGTCCCAAAGCTGCAATACCAATACTTGCACCACCTGAGCGTGCCAATTCAGGAACATCTTCACGAGGTCGTGGACGTAGCTCACcaacagaaaataataatacggGTAGTGTAACACCGCCACGTGGACGTGGTCGTATATCACCAAGTGAAAGCGACAACAATTTTATATCTCGTGGACGAGGTAGAAAAATGtctaatgaaaataatacattaGATAGTAATACTGATCAACAACCATCACCAGCTACATCCGATGCTGTTGAGAGTGTGACACCACAATCAGAACATACTGAAACGACTGATGATGCTGTTAGAAATTTAGATTCGAATAAGAAATCTGAAATGTATTCAGATGTTGTAGAAACTACTGAGAATGTTGCTCAGAATGGAACTGATAGTTCAAATTAA
- the LOC123290892 gene encoding protein CASC3 isoform X3: MSANVSLPIKNLDEGEILDSESITDSEKEDCSPEGSIVGERLRGDGQEQDLTVNKKIDDDEDRRNPQYIPKRGNFYEHDDRTLEDDENSENENSDTTEGNAKVEKDTPRSRKKVWEEKDGEKWGHDLYIEKEQQPKTKQELINAYGYDIRNEDGPPRARRRRRYGRGPNKYTRNWEDEEAYNRSTQLRTRKNPKNPPTAEDFPPLNPTERKSRSVSPIKHRNHSDYKNNDNSGDASSNKKERGVRSNKSWKKQKNFDDKKAIPIENNIPPPQPKERSNKTPKVSRNSRNDEVVHVKEVSSKSQQVTKNPKSSPGRNINQTPQSKPNKYRQEDQIQTKIAPITSQSYSNSNRSKQTTSTMTENIIKNDTYEITRDMNNLSVDQQVIENSGNNITHPQQNNLIRQASVPPRLQQQQAQQQQLQQHTQNEQQRMGPKRYSSLRQRSLPETTPQTFPQTHQINSTGYYTPEFTAGTPQQTDTTHPIHQQMQMSPNPPQSSLMMNQIPPQQIISQSSPNPSTASVMGIPIPHTNAQVRAAHINTAGVSGQPQSVGGAPPAPPPHHQILNAQSAIMAAAAHTQAQPPQELYQTQSGITYYSPHNQPAAPKAPLKRPKAAIPILAPPERANSGTSSRGRGRSSPTENNNTGSVTPPRGRGRISPSESDNNFISRGRGRKMSNENNTLDSNTDQQPSPATSDAVESVTPQSEHTETTDDAVRNLDSNKKSEMYSDVVETTENVAQNGTDSSN; the protein is encoded by the exons ATGTCTGCGAATGTTAGTTTACCTATAAAAAATCTAGATGAAGGCGAGATATTAGATTCTGAATCAATTACAGATTCTGAAAAg GAAGATTGTAGCCCTGAAGGTAGTATAGTTGGCGAACGACTTCGTGGCGATGGACAAGAACAAGATttaactgtaaataaaaaaattgatgatgatGAGGATCGTAGGAATCCTCAATATATTCCAAAACGTGGAAATTTTTACGAACATGACGATCGAACGTTAGAAGATGATGAGAAttcagaaaatgaaaattctgATACGACTGAAGGTAATGCAAAAGTTGAAAAAGATACTCCACGTTCGCGAAAGAAGGTTTGGGAGGAGAAAGATGGTGAAAAATGGGGTCATGATTTATATATTGAAAAGGAACAACAACCAAAAACTAAACAGGAATTGATTAATGCTTACGGATACGATATTCGTAATGAAGATGGCCCTCCAAGAGCTAGAAGGAGACGACGATACGG TCGTGGCCCAAATAAATACACACGAAACTGGGAAGATGAAGAAGCATATAACCGTTCAACACAGTTACGTACACGTAAAAATCCGAAAAATCCACCAACTGCTGAAGATTTTCCACCATTAAATCCAACAGAAAGAAAATCTCGCAGTGTTAGTCCAATTAAACATCGTAATCATTCAGATTATAAGAATAATGATAACAGTGGAGATGCTAGTTCCAATAAAAAAGAGCGTGGTGTTCGATCAAATAAAAGCtggaaaaaacaaaagaatttcgATGATAAAAAAGCAATTccgattgaaaataatataccaCCACCACAACCCAAAGAAAGGTCAAATAAAACTCCAAAAGTTTCTAGAAATAGTAGAAACGATGAAGTGGTACATGTTAAAGAAGTCTCATCAAAATCTCAGCAAGTAACAAAGAATCCAAAAAGCAGTCCTGGTCGTAATATAAATCAAACACCACAATCGAAACCAAATAAATATCGACAAGAAGATCAAATTCAAACTAAAATTGCTCCAATTACTTCACAAAGTTATAGTAATTCGAATCGAAGTAAACAAACTACTTCAACCATGAccgaaaatattatcaaaaatgataCTTATGAGATTACTAGAgatatgaataatttaagtGTCGATCAACAAGTAATTGAAAATAGTGGTAACAATATTACACACCCACagcaaaataatttgattagacAAGCTAGTGTTCCACCACGTTTGCAACAACAACAAGCACAGCAGCAACAACTTCAACAGCATACTCAAAATGAACAACAGCGGATGGGACCGAAACGTTACAGTTCATTGCGACAACGATCTTTACCAGAAACAACACCACAAACTTTTCCACAAACTCATCAGATTAATTCAACTGGCTATTATACACCag AATTTACAGCCGGTACCCCACAACAAACTGATACAACACATCCAATCCATCAACAGATGCAAATGTCACCGAATCCACCACAATCTTCGCTAATGATGAATCAAATACCACCACAGCAAATAATCAGTCAATCATCACCAAATCCATCAACCGCATCTGTTATGGGAATCCCGATACCACATACAAATGCACAAGTTCGTGCCGCTCATATCAATACAGCAGGTGTTTCTGGACAACCACAATCGGTTGGTGGTGCCCCACCAGCACCCCCACCACATcatcaaatattaaatgcaCAGTCAGCTATAATGGCTGCTGCTGCGCATACACAA GCTCAGCCACCTCAAGAATTATATCAAACTCAAAGTGGTATCACATATTATTCACCACACAATCAACCGGCTGCACCAAAAGCACCATTAAAACGTCCCAAAGCTGCAATACCAATACTTGCACCACCTGAGCGTGCCAATTCAGGAACATCTTCACGAGGTCGTGGACGTAGCTCACcaacagaaaataataatacggGTAGTGTAACACCGCCACGTGGACGTGGTCGTATATCACCAAGTGAAAGCGACAACAATTTTATATCTCGTGGACGAGGTAGAAAAATGtctaatgaaaataatacattaGATAGTAATACTGATCAACAACCATCACCAGCTACATCCGATGCTGTTGAGAGTGTGACACCACAATCAGAACATACTGAAACGACTGATGATGCTGTTAGAAATTTAGATTCGAATAAGAAATCTGAAATGTATTCAGATGTTGTAGAAACTACTGAGAATGTTGCTCAGAATGGAACTGATAGTTCAAATTAA
- the LOC123290892 gene encoding protein CASC3 isoform X1 — MSANVSLPIKNLDEGEILDSESITDSEKEDCSPEGSIVGERLRGDGQEQDLTVNKKIDDDEDRRNPQYIPKRGNFYEHDDRTLEDDENSENENSDTTEGNAKVEKDTPRSRKKVWEEKDGEKWGHDLYIEKEQQPKTKQELINAYGYDIRNEDGPPRARRRRRYGRGPNKYTRNWEDEEAYNRSTQLRTRKNPKNPPTAEDFPPLNPTERKSRSVSPIKHRNHSDYKNNDNSGDASSNKKERGVRSNKSWKKQKNFDDKKAIPIENNIPPPQPKERSNKTPKVSRNSRNDEVVHVKEVSSKSQQVTKNPKSSPGRNINQTPQSKPNKYRQEDQIQTKIAPITSQSYSNSNRSKQTTSTMTENIIKNDTYEITRDMNNLSVDQQVIENSGNNITHPQQNNLIRQASVPPRLQQQQAQQQQLQQHTQNEQQRMGPKRYSSLRQRSLPETTPQTFPQTHQINSTGYYTPEFTAGTPQQTDTTHPIHQQMQMSPNPPQSSLMMNQIPPQQIISQSSPNPSTASVMGIPIPHTNAQVRAAHINTAGVSGQPQSVGGAPPAPPPHHQILNAQSAIMAAAAHTQVSHQQMLNAQPIITHALPQPAPHQPILTQAQGLSPQTQAMLNAQSQQILTAQTHPQYGAPQYQVPNAGNASGVYNIQQAVNAGTTAYIPSQPNGVINSVYGQAPPGAQPPQYTPAPYPPYQPAYTAPPAQPPQELYQTQSGITYYSPHNQPAAPKAPLKRPKAAIPILAPPERANSGTSSRGRGRSSPTENNNTGSVTPPRGRGRISPSESDNNFISRGRGRKMSNENNTLDSNTDQQPSPATSDAVESVTPQSEHTETTDDAVRNLDSNKKSEMYSDVVETTENVAQNGTDSSN, encoded by the exons ATGTCTGCGAATGTTAGTTTACCTATAAAAAATCTAGATGAAGGCGAGATATTAGATTCTGAATCAATTACAGATTCTGAAAAg GAAGATTGTAGCCCTGAAGGTAGTATAGTTGGCGAACGACTTCGTGGCGATGGACAAGAACAAGATttaactgtaaataaaaaaattgatgatgatGAGGATCGTAGGAATCCTCAATATATTCCAAAACGTGGAAATTTTTACGAACATGACGATCGAACGTTAGAAGATGATGAGAAttcagaaaatgaaaattctgATACGACTGAAGGTAATGCAAAAGTTGAAAAAGATACTCCACGTTCGCGAAAGAAGGTTTGGGAGGAGAAAGATGGTGAAAAATGGGGTCATGATTTATATATTGAAAAGGAACAACAACCAAAAACTAAACAGGAATTGATTAATGCTTACGGATACGATATTCGTAATGAAGATGGCCCTCCAAGAGCTAGAAGGAGACGACGATACGG TCGTGGCCCAAATAAATACACACGAAACTGGGAAGATGAAGAAGCATATAACCGTTCAACACAGTTACGTACACGTAAAAATCCGAAAAATCCACCAACTGCTGAAGATTTTCCACCATTAAATCCAACAGAAAGAAAATCTCGCAGTGTTAGTCCAATTAAACATCGTAATCATTCAGATTATAAGAATAATGATAACAGTGGAGATGCTAGTTCCAATAAAAAAGAGCGTGGTGTTCGATCAAATAAAAGCtggaaaaaacaaaagaatttcgATGATAAAAAAGCAATTccgattgaaaataatataccaCCACCACAACCCAAAGAAAGGTCAAATAAAACTCCAAAAGTTTCTAGAAATAGTAGAAACGATGAAGTGGTACATGTTAAAGAAGTCTCATCAAAATCTCAGCAAGTAACAAAGAATCCAAAAAGCAGTCCTGGTCGTAATATAAATCAAACACCACAATCGAAACCAAATAAATATCGACAAGAAGATCAAATTCAAACTAAAATTGCTCCAATTACTTCACAAAGTTATAGTAATTCGAATCGAAGTAAACAAACTACTTCAACCATGAccgaaaatattatcaaaaatgataCTTATGAGATTACTAGAgatatgaataatttaagtGTCGATCAACAAGTAATTGAAAATAGTGGTAACAATATTACACACCCACagcaaaataatttgattagacAAGCTAGTGTTCCACCACGTTTGCAACAACAACAAGCACAGCAGCAACAACTTCAACAGCATACTCAAAATGAACAACAGCGGATGGGACCGAAACGTTACAGTTCATTGCGACAACGATCTTTACCAGAAACAACACCACAAACTTTTCCACAAACTCATCAGATTAATTCAACTGGCTATTATACACCag AATTTACAGCCGGTACCCCACAACAAACTGATACAACACATCCAATCCATCAACAGATGCAAATGTCACCGAATCCACCACAATCTTCGCTAATGATGAATCAAATACCACCACAGCAAATAATCAGTCAATCATCACCAAATCCATCAACCGCATCTGTTATGGGAATCCCGATACCACATACAAATGCACAAGTTCGTGCCGCTCATATCAATACAGCAGGTGTTTCTGGACAACCACAATCGGTTGGTGGTGCCCCACCAGCACCCCCACCACATcatcaaatattaaatgcaCAGTCAGCTATAATGGCTGCTGCTGCGCATACACAAGTGAGTCATCAACAAATGTTGAATGCACAGCCAATAATTACTCATGCATTACCGCAACCTGCTCCGCATCAGCCCATACTAACACAAGCGCAAGGTTTGTCTCCGCAAACTCAAGCTATGCTGAATGCGCAGTCACAACAAATATTAACAGCGCAG ACTCATCCACAATATGGTGCCCCACAATATCAGGTACCAAATGCAGGAAACGCAAGTGGTGTGTATAATATACAGCAAGCAGTAAATGCTGGTACAACGGCTTATATACCATCACAACCGAATGGAGTTATTAATTCTGTTTACGGGCAAGCACCACCAGGAGCTCAACCTCCTCAGTACACTCCGGCTCCATATCCCCCATATCAACCAGCGTACACTGCACCACCg GCTCAGCCACCTCAAGAATTATATCAAACTCAAAGTGGTATCACATATTATTCACCACACAATCAACCGGCTGCACCAAAAGCACCATTAAAACGTCCCAAAGCTGCAATACCAATACTTGCACCACCTGAGCGTGCCAATTCAGGAACATCTTCACGAGGTCGTGGACGTAGCTCACcaacagaaaataataatacggGTAGTGTAACACCGCCACGTGGACGTGGTCGTATATCACCAAGTGAAAGCGACAACAATTTTATATCTCGTGGACGAGGTAGAAAAATGtctaatgaaaataatacattaGATAGTAATACTGATCAACAACCATCACCAGCTACATCCGATGCTGTTGAGAGTGTGACACCACAATCAGAACATACTGAAACGACTGATGATGCTGTTAGAAATTTAGATTCGAATAAGAAATCTGAAATGTATTCAGATGTTGTAGAAACTACTGAGAATGTTGCTCAGAATGGAACTGATAGTTCAAATTAA